Proteins encoded within one genomic window of Borrelia hispanica CRI:
- a CDS encoding BlyB family putative holin accessory protein codes for MILNKESLNASLNAISNLIDSLFNFKDATFDRRDNQAFSLLHQFYLEYEHIYTKNMEILDNALTPQIKLAIEPIQTKIKKFIEKVNSNSDNMQLPFNITSHEKEDKWI; via the coding sequence ATGATTCTTAATAAAGAATCTTTAAACGCATCTTTAAATGCAATCTCAAATTTAATTGATTCATTATTCAATTTTAAAGATGCTACTTTTGACAGACGTGATAATCAAGCATTCTCATTATTACACCAATTCTATTTGGAGTATGAGCATATTTATACTAAAAACATGGAAATTTTAGATAATGCTTTAACACCACAAATAAAATTGGCTATTGAACCTATTCAAACTAAAATAAAAAAATTTATAGAAAAGGTCAATAGTAATTCTGATAATATGCAATTACCATTCAATATTACATCACATGAAAAGGAGGATAAATGGATTTAA
- a CDS encoding BlyA family holin, protein MNDINTNNLIRLLLDIDGTKLLIISGLILSTVLLLKPVLKDILHILIEKFKNKNKQNNNNDDGGQI, encoded by the coding sequence ATGAACGACATTAACACAAATAATTTAATACGACTTTTACTTGATATTGATGGTACTAAGTTATTAATTATTTCTGGTTTAATTTTGAGTACTGTACTCTTGCTTAAACCTGTGCTTAAAGATATATTACATATCTTAATAGAAAAATTTAAAAATAAAAATAAACAAAATAATAATAATGATGATGGGGGTCAGATATGA